A single Candidatus Rokuibacteriota bacterium DNA region contains:
- a CDS encoding tripartite tricarboxylate transporter TctB family protein, which yields MDRWLGAGLVAAALILYVFVLPAQIVTPRFQVGGAVGGLAASPLFFPRFIAVVLGLLGALIFLRGRTRAQTLRAGEGFTFGREAAVRVAGAALILVLYLALLDTVGYLLLTPVTLAALIVFLGFRRWPVLVPVAVLTPIVVYYGFRWGMKILLPEGLLD from the coding sequence ATGGACCGCTGGCTCGGCGCCGGGCTGGTTGCGGCCGCCCTGATACTTTATGTCTTCGTGCTCCCCGCCCAGATCGTGACCCCGCGGTTCCAGGTGGGGGGCGCGGTCGGCGGCCTGGCGGCGTCGCCGCTCTTCTTCCCGCGCTTCATCGCGGTGGTGCTGGGGCTGCTGGGCGCGCTCATCTTCCTCCGCGGTCGCACGCGGGCCCAGACGCTCCGGGCCGGCGAGGGCTTCACCTTCGGGCGCGAGGCGGCAGTGCGGGTGGCCGGGGCCGCCCTGATCCTCGTCCTCTACCTCGCGCTCCTGGACACGGTCGGCTATCTGCTGCTCACGCCTGTCACGCTCGCCGCGCTCATCGTCTTCCTCGGCTTCCGCCGCTGGCCCGTCCTCGTCCCCGTGGCTGTCCTCACTCCCATCGTCGTGTACTACGGGTTCCGGTGGGGGATGAAGATCCTCCTGCCTGAGGGTCTCCTGGACTGA
- a CDS encoding tripartite tricarboxylate transporter substrate binding protein, producing MVISVRRIVSSAVMLAFIAPLGIVPLPARAVAQDFPTKPVRVIIPYPAGGATDLTSRAFVSVAEQYLGQPMIVVIRSGGGGAVGAEAAAKSRPDGYTLFIGDPATHIILPQVQKVAYNPADFVPIGQLVSLPAVLSVRTEAPWKTAREFIEDAKANPGKIKHSAVTFSPEHLMFEAMGVKYRAKFTHVPSTGGGPALASLLGGHVDANGLYPPVVFPHIQAGKLRALGVGGPKRWPAFPDTPTLREQGFDLEARLWLAVFAPKGTPEPVLAKLRDAVKKIADDTSFKTLMSRMGQQVDYLSAEDLAKQWAADQVALKAVIEQIAR from the coding sequence ATGGTCATCAGCGTGAGGCGTATCGTCAGCAGCGCCGTGATGCTAGCTTTCATCGCCCCGCTAGGCATCGTTCCGCTACCGGCGCGCGCGGTGGCGCAGGACTTCCCGACGAAGCCCGTGCGGGTGATCATCCCGTACCCGGCGGGAGGGGCCACCGACCTCACCTCGCGCGCCTTCGTCAGCGTGGCCGAGCAGTACCTCGGGCAGCCGATGATCGTCGTCATCCGCTCGGGCGGCGGCGGCGCGGTCGGCGCCGAGGCAGCGGCCAAGTCCCGGCCGGATGGCTACACGCTCTTCATCGGCGACCCGGCCACGCACATCATCCTGCCCCAGGTCCAAAAGGTCGCCTACAACCCGGCCGACTTCGTACCGATCGGCCAGCTCGTCTCGCTGCCTGCGGTGCTGAGCGTCCGCACCGAGGCGCCCTGGAAGACAGCCAGGGAGTTCATCGAGGACGCCAAGGCCAACCCAGGCAAGATCAAGCACAGCGCCGTCACCTTCTCGCCCGAGCACCTCATGTTCGAGGCGATGGGGGTGAAGTACAGGGCCAAATTCACGCACGTGCCCTCGACGGGCGGCGGGCCGGCGCTGGCCTCGCTGTTGGGCGGCCACGTCGACGCCAACGGGCTCTACCCGCCAGTGGTCTTCCCGCACATCCAGGCCGGCAAGCTCCGCGCCCTGGGGGTGGGCGGGCCGAAGCGCTGGCCGGCCTTCCCCGACACGCCGACCCTCAGGGAGCAGGGCTTCGACCTAGAGGCCCGGCTCTGGCTCGCCGTGTTCGCGCCGAAGGGGACACCCGAGCCCGTGCTCGCCAAGCTCCGCGACGCCGTCAAGAAGATCGCCGACGACACCTCGTTCAAGACGCTGATGAGCCGCATGGGCCAGCAGGTCGACTACCTCTCGGCCGAAGACCTGGCCAAGCAGTGGGCGGCTGACCAGGTGGCGCTGAAGGCGGTGATCGAGCAGATCGCGCGCTGA
- a CDS encoding amidohydrolase, whose product MLRTVDLLLGGGTVITVDPQRRIYRDGAVAVKGSEIVAVGKRADLEKQFEARQVRDCEGKLVMPGLVNAHIHFYHTMHRGLAPEELDGWLWSNYVHGKIATVLTAEDEIYGGLVVLLEALKCGTTTFLEAGSYHPAAVIEGVSRIGMRGLMGRRSFDQAILDHAMLMEDTETCLRENEKFLKTCRDGYDGGRIKACVDIVGLGRCTNRLYVESKKMADEYGTVLNLHLAAMTEEVTDTRLRTGFRPVENLYRLGVLGPNVVLVHMTHVTDREIRMLAETRANVVHCPSTAVKLNYQLSSRGRFPEMLEHGVNVALGSDASDCSNYADMIRTMYLAAVLPKDYRNDTGVMCAETAIEMATINGARAIGMEREIGSLEPGKRADIIILAMRRPEWCPNYSPVQNLVYSASGDSVETAYVHGRLVMDERRVLTVDEGEVLDRCAALAERVLARSGVEVPSRWSIL is encoded by the coding sequence ATGTTGCGAACGGTAGATCTGCTTCTAGGCGGTGGGACGGTGATCACGGTCGATCCTCAGCGGCGGATCTACCGGGACGGCGCCGTGGCGGTGAAGGGCTCGGAGATCGTGGCGGTCGGCAAGCGCGCGGACCTCGAGAAGCAGTTCGAGGCGCGCCAGGTGCGGGACTGCGAGGGCAAGCTCGTGATGCCCGGCCTTGTCAACGCCCACATCCACTTCTACCATACGATGCACCGGGGGCTTGCCCCTGAGGAGTTGGACGGGTGGCTCTGGTCCAACTACGTCCACGGCAAGATCGCCACGGTCCTCACCGCCGAGGACGAAATCTACGGGGGCCTGGTGGTGCTGCTGGAGGCCCTCAAGTGCGGGACCACCACGTTCCTCGAGGCCGGCTCCTACCACCCGGCCGCGGTGATCGAGGGCGTGAGCCGCATCGGCATGCGCGGCCTCATGGGGCGCCGCTCGTTCGACCAGGCGATCCTCGACCACGCCATGCTCATGGAGGACACGGAGACCTGCCTCAGGGAGAACGAGAAGTTCCTCAAGACCTGCCGCGACGGCTACGACGGGGGGCGCATCAAAGCCTGCGTCGACATCGTGGGGCTGGGCCGGTGCACGAACCGCCTGTACGTCGAGTCCAAGAAGATGGCCGACGAGTACGGGACGGTGCTCAACCTGCACCTGGCCGCCATGACCGAGGAGGTCACCGACACGCGCCTGCGGACGGGTTTCCGCCCGGTCGAGAACCTCTACCGCCTCGGCGTCCTCGGCCCCAACGTCGTCCTCGTTCACATGACCCACGTCACGGACCGGGAGATCCGGATGCTTGCCGAGACGCGCGCCAACGTCGTCCACTGCCCGTCGACCGCCGTGAAGCTCAACTACCAGCTCTCGTCCCGGGGGCGCTTCCCGGAGATGCTGGAGCACGGCGTCAACGTCGCGCTGGGCTCCGACGCCTCCGACTGCTCGAACTACGCCGACATGATCCGCACGATGTACCTGGCAGCCGTGCTCCCCAAGGACTACCGGAACGACACGGGCGTCATGTGCGCCGAGACGGCCATCGAGATGGCGACCATCAACGGCGCCCGGGCCATCGGCATGGAGCGTGAGATCGGCTCCCTCGAGCCCGGCAAGAGGGCCGATATCATCATTCTCGCCATGCGGCGACCCGAGTGGTGCCCGAACTACAGCCCGGTGCAGAACCTGGTCTACTCGGCCAGCGGCGACTCCGTCGAGACCGCCTACGTTCACGGGCGGCTCGTCATGGACGAGCGCCGGGTCCTCACCGTCGACGAGGGCGAGGTGCTGGACCGCTGCGCCGCCCTGGCCGAGCGCGTGCTGGCCCGGAGCGGCGTCGAGGTGCCGAGCCGCTGGTCGATCCTGTGA